The following proteins are co-located in the Pseudomonadota bacterium genome:
- a CDS encoding DsbA family protein translates to MRRLGPLVLIGLAGLAASTVLAGPPTSTAWDKIVGARPDDLDAAQKARVESVLGSVANTRGCKGTLASCLAAGDQTARRHAGFVARMVRKGKPDDVIKTGIADRAASAFPDEVMTIDVADHPLNGNARAKVVLVEYACFECPFCAHLAPRLAKLKDTFADRIAHYYKFFPVRSHSRGVQSALAGLAAHRQGKFWKMYDLMFAGRTDLDDDDLLSYASRAGLDTARYRADLEDPANMKYIEKDKLEGMRLGVDGTPTFFVNGKLYRGLADFDELADRLGEEIDIVEGRIK, encoded by the coding sequence ATGCGTAGACTCGGCCCGCTCGTCCTCATCGGCCTCGCCGGCCTCGCGGCGTCGACCGTCCTCGCCGGACCGCCGACGTCCACGGCCTGGGACAAGATCGTCGGCGCCAGGCCCGACGACCTGGACGCCGCACAGAAGGCGCGCGTCGAGTCGGTCCTGGGCTCCGTCGCGAACACGCGGGGCTGCAAGGGCACGCTCGCCTCTTGTCTCGCGGCCGGGGATCAGACCGCACGGCGCCACGCGGGCTTCGTCGCGCGCATGGTGCGCAAGGGGAAGCCCGACGACGTCATCAAGACGGGGATCGCGGATCGCGCGGCGTCGGCGTTCCCGGACGAAGTCATGACCATCGACGTCGCCGACCACCCGCTCAACGGGAACGCCCGCGCCAAGGTCGTGCTGGTCGAGTACGCGTGCTTCGAGTGCCCGTTCTGCGCCCACCTCGCGCCGCGGCTCGCGAAGCTCAAGGACACGTTCGCCGACAGGATCGCGCACTACTACAAGTTCTTCCCGGTGCGCAGCCACTCCCGCGGCGTCCAGTCCGCGCTCGCCGGCCTCGCGGCGCACCGCCAGGGCAAGTTCTGGAAGATGTACGATCTCATGTTCGCGGGGCGCACGGACCTCGACGACGACGATCTCCTCTCCTATGCGTCGCGGGCCGGCCTCGACACGGCGCGCTACCGGGCCGATCTCGAGGACCCGGCGAACATGAAGTACATCGAGAAGGACAAGCTCGAGGGGATGCGTCTCGGCGTCGACGGGACGCCCACCTTCTTCGTGAACGGAAAGCTCTACCGCGGGCTCGCTGACTTCGACGAGCTCGCCGACCGCCTCGGGGAGGAGATCGACATCGTCGAAGGCCGCATCAAGTGA
- a CDS encoding Crp/Fnr family transcriptional regulator yields the protein MRSDLVDKLRTFKVFAEVPASRLASVARETTELALERHELVWNEGDTCRYLFFLLSGRVKIIKHSETGKDVIIEIYGPQDAIGETSVLVGSAYTTAAVCLSETRLLCVPRSEILNLLETVPGMALRSLRGMARRQRMLMQKIKELAAGGVEYRIAHLLLKLADRVGEDETSNGITIPIVLSRQDIADLVGTTVETAIRVMSRWRKMGIVTNDKRGILIRDRETLEDLAAGITTHI from the coding sequence GTGAGATCTGATCTCGTCGACAAACTGCGCACGTTCAAGGTGTTCGCCGAGGTGCCGGCGAGCCGGCTCGCATCGGTCGCCCGCGAGACCACCGAGCTGGCTCTCGAGCGCCACGAGCTCGTTTGGAACGAGGGCGACACGTGCCGCTATCTCTTCTTCCTGCTGAGCGGCCGCGTGAAAATAATCAAACACTCGGAAACCGGCAAGGACGTCATCATCGAGATCTACGGGCCGCAGGACGCCATCGGCGAGACCTCGGTGCTCGTCGGCAGCGCGTACACGACCGCGGCGGTGTGCTTGTCCGAGACGCGTTTGCTGTGCGTCCCGCGCAGCGAGATCCTGAACCTGCTCGAGACCGTTCCGGGGATGGCGCTCCGATCGCTCCGGGGCATGGCCCGCAGGCAGCGCATGCTCATGCAGAAGATCAAGGAACTCGCCGCGGGCGGGGTCGAATACCGCATCGCGCACCTCCTCCTCAAGCTCGCGGACCGTGTCGGCGAGGATGAGACCTCGAACGGGATCACGATCCCGATCGTGCTGTCCCGCCAGGATATCGCGGATCTCGTCGGCACGACCGTGGAGACCGCGATTCGCGTCATGAGCCGTTGGCGGAAAATGGGGATCGTGACGAACGACAAGCGCGGCATTCTCATTCGAGATCGCGAGACGCTCGAGGACCTGGCCGCGGGTATTACCACGCACATATGA
- the ybeY gene encoding rRNA maturation RNase YbeY, which yields MKPASTNAVLVRRVRAGRALDSRTVAGRASKILACLGLRGAELSIVLCDDAFIRELNRDYRGLDKATDVLSFPQDGAAERAVAVILGDVVISLETATRRARAERRGLLDEATALLVHGVLHLVGHDHERPEDARKMFACAAHLEKAAKSQIRY from the coding sequence GTGAAGCCCGCTTCGACAAACGCCGTCCTCGTGCGGCGCGTCCGCGCTGGCCGCGCGCTCGACTCGCGGACGGTCGCCGGCCGCGCCTCGAAGATCCTTGCGTGTCTCGGGCTGCGGGGAGCGGAGCTCTCGATCGTGCTGTGCGACGACGCGTTCATCCGTGAGCTGAACCGCGACTACCGCGGGCTGGACAAAGCCACCGACGTCCTCTCCTTCCCGCAGGACGGCGCGGCCGAACGCGCGGTCGCCGTCATCCTCGGCGACGTCGTGATTTCGCTCGAGACCGCGACGCGCAGAGCGCGCGCGGAGCGACGCGGGCTTCTCGACGAAGCGACGGCGCTGCTCGTGCACGGCGTGCTCCACCTCGTCGGCCACGATCACGAGCGCCCCGAGGACGCAAGAAAGATGTTCGCGTGCGCCGCGCACCTCGAAAAAGCGGCAAAAAGTCAAATTCGCTATTGA
- a CDS encoding PEGA domain-containing protein → MSRCPHCGDSHNADNHFCPATGKPIDLGPRLIGLTLLDRFKVVTILGEGPTGIVLQVEDVRTKQKLAAKLTHPRHARGSNAGDILLKEAAKAGRLGCPNIAHVVEVGRDTGAAPVVVRELMVGSCLADYLEEKGPLPVGEALQIAHDILVALAAIHKAGLLNLDLSPADVFLDDSSGRRVTKLVDFGEGGIKQQLGTDTDEVESHKYYAPEQLRKGQKADSRADVFAAGAILYQMLAGTEPARIPTPVNASRKDIDARLVTVVHKAIATAPESRFQSATDFIGAIDDFSRGAKAAAAPAKAPATAPLPAVSAAPPAAPKPAAVAKPAQAPAAPVAASAPLPLQPAAPAPAMRPAPEPAKVPTPAPAPAAPVAPTPEAPVLIAPTGSDEELAQPSVIVDMPEVAGAGGKKKVIAVVVVVCLVAIAAVVYFLASGSEEMKPPPEPLPPAEVTITIKVVPESAVVSVDGERVAGNPPIITVAPSDASHAVKAKADGYESLEKDVKFDATKTIDLQLIEVVAPSGETAVETPPPPEPVVVPEPSKVAEPKPAAKPTAKPTAKPAAKPTAKPATKPATKPAEKPKTPGKKKGGFDTSNPYG, encoded by the coding sequence ATGAGTCGATGCCCCCACTGCGGTGATTCGCACAACGCCGACAACCACTTCTGCCCGGCGACCGGCAAGCCTATCGATCTCGGGCCTCGACTCATCGGCCTGACGCTGCTCGATCGTTTCAAGGTCGTCACAATCCTGGGAGAAGGACCGACCGGCATCGTCCTGCAGGTGGAGGACGTCCGCACGAAGCAGAAGCTCGCGGCCAAGCTCACGCACCCGCGGCACGCGCGCGGCTCCAACGCCGGCGACATCCTCCTCAAGGAGGCGGCGAAGGCCGGGAGGCTCGGCTGCCCGAACATCGCGCACGTCGTCGAGGTCGGGCGCGACACGGGCGCGGCGCCGGTCGTGGTGCGCGAGCTCATGGTCGGCTCCTGCCTCGCGGACTACCTGGAGGAGAAGGGCCCGCTTCCTGTCGGCGAGGCGCTCCAGATCGCGCACGACATTCTCGTGGCGCTCGCGGCAATCCACAAGGCCGGGCTCCTGAACCTGGACCTCTCCCCCGCCGACGTGTTCCTGGATGACTCGTCGGGAAGACGAGTCACGAAGCTCGTCGATTTCGGCGAGGGCGGCATCAAGCAGCAGCTCGGGACCGACACGGACGAGGTGGAGAGTCACAAGTACTACGCACCGGAACAGCTCCGGAAGGGGCAGAAGGCGGACTCCCGTGCCGACGTCTTCGCGGCCGGAGCGATCCTCTACCAGATGCTCGCGGGGACCGAGCCGGCGCGGATCCCGACGCCGGTGAACGCGTCCCGCAAGGACATCGACGCCAGGCTCGTGACCGTCGTGCACAAGGCGATCGCGACCGCGCCCGAGAGCAGGTTCCAGTCGGCGACCGACTTCATCGGCGCGATCGACGATTTCTCGCGCGGGGCGAAGGCGGCCGCGGCCCCGGCAAAGGCCCCGGCGACCGCTCCTCTGCCAGCCGTTTCCGCGGCTCCTCCGGCGGCTCCGAAACCGGCGGCCGTCGCGAAGCCGGCCCAGGCGCCCGCCGCGCCGGTGGCGGCCAGCGCGCCGCTGCCGCTTCAGCCCGCCGCACCCGCGCCGGCGATGAGACCCGCGCCGGAACCTGCGAAGGTGCCGACGCCCGCGCCGGCGCCGGCAGCGCCTGTCGCGCCGACACCCGAGGCCCCGGTGCTCATCGCGCCGACCGGCAGCGACGAAGAGCTCGCGCAGCCGTCGGTCATCGTGGACATGCCCGAGGTCGCGGGCGCGGGCGGCAAGAAGAAGGTGATTGCGGTCGTCGTCGTCGTGTGCCTCGTCGCCATCGCTGCCGTCGTGTACTTCCTCGCGAGCGGTTCCGAGGAGATGAAGCCGCCGCCCGAACCGTTGCCGCCGGCAGAAGTGACGATCACCATCAAGGTGGTTCCCGAATCCGCCGTCGTCAGCGTCGACGGCGAACGCGTGGCCGGCAACCCACCTATCATCACCGTCGCCCCCAGTGACGCCTCGCACGCCGTCAAGGCCAAGGCCGACGGGTACGAGTCGCTCGAGAAGGACGTCAAGTTCGACGCGACGAAGACGATCGATTTGCAGCTGATTGAGGTCGTGGCACCGTCCGGCGAAACGGCGGTCGAGACCCCGCCGCCGCCGGAGCCGGTGGTCGTGCCGGAGCCTTCGAAGGTCGCCGAGCCGAAGCCGGCCGCGAAGCCGACCGCGAAGCCGACCGCGAAGCCGGCCGCGAAGCCGACCGCGAAGCCGGCCACGAAGCCGGCCACGAAGCCGGCGGAGAAGCCGAAGACGCCCGGGAAGAAGAAGGGGGGATTCGACACGTCGAATCCGTACGGTTAA
- a CDS encoding rhodanese-like domain-containing protein: MLRVTLRIAVQALIIVLAAAGVATATDLARPDGIPLVAELEYDIFAPCVDSAAEAQAATAKDLGTTGASILYVDARPAEAFAAEHAEGAVNAPYSVLFGASPEIIAAVKAEAAARKVKEIVVYGEISEPGADGGAVDVAKPLAEQLVESGLPGVKHFKGGLPALKKNGVDVVQGSGGAR; the protein is encoded by the coding sequence ATGCTTCGAGTCACCCTGCGGATCGCCGTCCAGGCGCTGATCATCGTCCTCGCCGCCGCCGGCGTCGCCACGGCCACGGATCTCGCGCGCCCGGACGGCATCCCGCTCGTCGCGGAGCTCGAGTACGACATCTTCGCCCCGTGCGTGGACTCGGCGGCCGAGGCGCAGGCGGCGACCGCGAAGGATCTCGGAACCACGGGCGCCTCGATCCTCTACGTCGACGCGCGCCCGGCGGAGGCGTTCGCCGCGGAGCACGCGGAGGGGGCCGTCAACGCGCCCTACTCCGTCCTGTTCGGCGCGTCCCCCGAGATCATCGCCGCGGTCAAGGCCGAGGCCGCCGCGCGCAAGGTAAAGGAGATCGTCGTGTACGGCGAGATCTCCGAGCCCGGCGCCGACGGCGGCGCGGTCGACGTCGCGAAGCCGCTCGCCGAGCAGCTGGTCGAGAGCGGCCTGCCCGGCGTCAAGCACTTCAAGGGCGGCCTCCCGGCGCTGAAGAAAAACGGCGTCGACGTCGTCCAAGGGTCCGGAGGCGCGCGATGA
- a CDS encoding diguanylate cyclase: MKDFEDVSEKTRVTDAVAIKPSDSAQDVLVLIYPPGPNMGRKYELKGKVITIGRDQASDILVSNDSVSRRHARLSMEGSRRILTDLESTNGSYIADQPIISQVLRNGDQIKIGDTIFKYLVGSDVEASYHEEIYRMTIIDGLTGVFNKRYFLEALGREMARAQRYGRPLSMLMFDIDHFKRVNDNYGHLAGDYVLQSLARVISTRARREEIFARYGGEEFCILLPETQKEGAMELAEQLRKRVASHTFVFEAEEIPITVSIGVSTVVDENLPENEFIRRVDEKLYLAKSEGRNCVRG; this comes from the coding sequence ATGAAGGATTTCGAGGATGTCAGCGAGAAGACTCGCGTCACGGATGCGGTGGCGATCAAGCCCTCCGATTCCGCGCAGGACGTCCTCGTGCTCATCTACCCGCCGGGGCCGAACATGGGGCGGAAGTACGAGCTCAAGGGCAAGGTGATCACCATCGGCCGCGACCAGGCGTCCGACATCCTGGTGAGCAACGATTCCGTCTCGCGCCGGCACGCGCGCCTCAGCATGGAGGGCAGCCGCCGGATCCTGACCGATCTCGAGAGCACGAACGGGAGCTACATCGCGGATCAGCCGATCATCTCGCAGGTCCTGCGCAACGGCGATCAGATCAAGATCGGCGATACGATCTTCAAGTACCTCGTGGGGAGCGACGTCGAGGCTTCCTACCACGAGGAGATCTACCGGATGACCATCATCGACGGCCTCACGGGCGTCTTCAACAAGCGCTACTTCCTCGAGGCGCTCGGCCGGGAGATGGCGCGCGCCCAGCGGTACGGCAGGCCGTTGTCCATGCTCATGTTCGACATCGATCACTTCAAGCGGGTCAACGACAACTACGGCCACCTCGCCGGAGACTACGTGCTCCAGTCGCTCGCGCGTGTCATCTCGACCCGCGCCAGGAGGGAGGAGATCTTCGCGCGTTACGGCGGAGAGGAGTTCTGCATCCTGCTCCCCGAAACGCAGAAGGAAGGCGCGATGGAGCTCGCCGAGCAGCTCCGCAAGCGCGTCGCCTCGCACACGTTCGTTTTCGAGGCCGAGGAGATCCCGATTACCGTGAGCATCGGCGTGTCCACGGTCGTGGACGAGAACCTCCCGGAGAACGAGTTCATCCGCCGCGTCGACGAGAAGCTGTACCTGGCGAAGTCCGAGGGCAGGAACTGCGTCCGCGGATGA
- a CDS encoding DUF1730 domain-containing protein: MTVVPREDRCETVIPGHAPPPWDFLGPAARRLGFAAAGVAPAGAVPLAASATYEAWLAEGMNAELGYASRWLAPRMDPRHVGIVEDATAVVCVAMPYGAGATTMGIWRHTAAHARGSDYHTTIRPRLERLASELVSRFPGARYRLFSDTAPILERTWAALARIGFIGMNGALIVPGIGPRVVLGEIVLARVPRPRDPGAPLVAELCRGCGACVAACPTGALRERGVIDCRSCLSYHTIENTTGGVPAALRGAVRLVFGCDACTDACPRGTGFEERCELEPPLRTGPEDLDLARIAAMPDAELARLVEGTCLERTGAVVIRRNARLAIAGRALNRPRVHGIPIP, translated from the coding sequence ATGACCGTCGTTCCGCGGGAAGATCGTTGCGAAACCGTGATCCCGGGCCACGCCCCGCCGCCTTGGGATTTCCTCGGTCCCGCCGCACGCCGCCTGGGGTTCGCGGCGGCCGGGGTCGCGCCGGCAGGAGCGGTTCCGCTCGCGGCCTCGGCGACCTACGAAGCATGGCTGGCCGAGGGCATGAACGCGGAGCTCGGATACGCGTCGCGGTGGCTGGCGCCGCGGATGGACCCGCGCCACGTCGGCATCGTCGAGGACGCGACCGCGGTGGTCTGTGTCGCGATGCCCTATGGCGCCGGCGCCACGACCATGGGGATATGGCGGCACACGGCGGCGCACGCGCGCGGTTCGGACTACCACACGACGATCCGCCCCCGCCTCGAGCGGCTCGCGTCGGAGCTCGTCTCGCGCTTTCCGGGGGCGCGCTACCGCCTGTTCTCGGACACGGCGCCGATCCTCGAACGGACCTGGGCGGCGCTCGCGCGCATCGGATTCATCGGCATGAACGGCGCGCTGATCGTCCCGGGGATCGGGCCGCGCGTCGTGCTCGGCGAGATCGTCCTCGCGCGCGTGCCGCGACCTCGCGACCCTGGCGCGCCGCTGGTCGCGGAACTTTGCCGCGGCTGCGGCGCCTGCGTGGCGGCCTGCCCGACGGGCGCGCTCCGCGAGCGCGGCGTCATCGACTGTCGATCGTGTCTTTCATACCACACGATCGAGAACACGACCGGCGGCGTGCCAGCCGCGCTCCGCGGCGCCGTGCGGCTCGTCTTCGGATGCGACGCCTGCACGGACGCGTGCCCTCGCGGCACGGGGTTCGAAGAGCGGTGCGAGCTCGAGCCTCCTCTGCGGACCGGCCCCGAGGATCTCGATCTCGCGCGGATCGCGGCGATGCCCGACGCCGAGCTCGCTCGGCTGGTCGAAGGGACCTGCCTCGAGCGCACCGGCGCCGTAGTCATCCGCCGCAACGCGCGCCTCGCGATCGCGGGCCGCGCCTTGAACCGCCCGCGCGTCCATGGGATACCGATCCCGTGA
- a CDS encoding sigma-70 family RNA polymerase sigma factor, whose translation MIGRASTAAPERTSGKTADKTISNVNKHVPSLSIPTRAAPDRKSEAEQDLELVRRCQQDDETAFGQLVSRYQRKVYTIALSMVKSPDDAMDISQEAFIKVHRYIGNFQGSSSFYTWLYRIIVNLCIDHMRRSGRFISAEFDERTHDREHDEREVCVLSTDLGNNPSRTIGRKELAEQIQRAIDELPPYHKAVIEMREIQGMSYAEMAKAMRVSKGTIMSRLHHARHKLQRLLKDYLDGEMIVK comes from the coding sequence ATGATCGGAAGAGCCAGCACCGCGGCCCCGGAGCGGACTTCGGGGAAAACCGCTGACAAGACAATATCGAACGTGAATAAACACGTGCCATCGCTGTCCATCCCCACGAGGGCGGCACCGGATAGAAAGAGTGAGGCGGAGCAAGACCTCGAACTCGTCCGGCGCTGCCAGCAGGACGACGAAACGGCCTTTGGCCAGCTGGTGAGCCGGTACCAGAGGAAGGTTTACACCATCGCATTGAGCATGGTGAAATCGCCCGACGACGCGATGGACATCAGCCAGGAAGCGTTCATCAAGGTCCATCGCTACATCGGGAACTTCCAAGGCTCTTCGAGCTTCTATACCTGGCTCTACCGGATAATCGTCAACCTGTGCATAGACCACATGAGGAGGTCCGGGAGGTTCATCAGCGCGGAGTTCGACGAGAGGACGCACGATAGGGAGCACGATGAGAGGGAAGTCTGCGTATTGTCCACCGACCTCGGCAACAACCCGTCGAGGACGATCGGCCGCAAGGAGCTCGCGGAGCAGATCCAGCGAGCGATCGACGAGCTGCCGCCGTATCACAAGGCGGTGATCGAGATGCGGGAGATCCAGGGGATGTCGTACGCGGAGATGGCCAAGGCGATGCGGGTGTCAAAGGGAACGATCATGTCGCGGCTCCACCACGCGCGCCACAAGCTCCAGAGGCTCCTCAAGGACTATCTGGACGGCGAGATGATCGTGAAGTAG
- a CDS encoding CAP domain-containing protein, translated as MKARPAALAAAFAVLGACGAVGPGTGADDVVAEKGAAAEIATMTGDGGQAPVPKATGEERAAALALVALVNAARAESGLTPLVVSKPLAAVSRAYCAEMERTGLVAHESAISGGPGDRAARAGIRFTRLTENLAVAADADAAHEGLMNSPGHRANILDPAVTEIGVGAIFSVVDGLESLIVTQLFAAPQERIDPATAPGELIERLNAARRARHLEPFARHAWLDARAAEALADCGASSLKAGSGAEKAPPFRLLRAVKIEGGTLEQIAESLVGSEQSSSPHLTHVGVAVARAKGDAGAVGGCAVVFYAAKK; from the coding sequence ATGAAGGCTCGCCCCGCAGCCCTCGCCGCGGCCTTCGCGGTGCTCGGCGCGTGCGGCGCCGTTGGCCCGGGCACGGGTGCCGACGACGTCGTAGCGGAGAAGGGGGCCGCAGCCGAGATCGCGACGATGACCGGCGACGGCGGGCAGGCGCCGGTTCCGAAGGCCACGGGTGAGGAGCGGGCGGCGGCCCTGGCGCTGGTCGCGCTCGTGAACGCCGCGCGGGCCGAGAGCGGCCTCACGCCGCTCGTCGTTTCGAAGCCGCTCGCCGCGGTGAGCCGCGCGTACTGCGCCGAGATGGAGAGGACCGGCCTCGTCGCACACGAGTCTGCGATCTCCGGCGGCCCCGGGGATCGCGCCGCGCGGGCGGGGATCCGCTTCACGCGCCTGACGGAGAACCTCGCCGTCGCGGCGGACGCCGACGCGGCGCACGAGGGGCTCATGAACTCGCCCGGACACCGCGCCAACATCCTCGATCCGGCGGTGACCGAGATCGGTGTCGGCGCGATCTTCTCGGTCGTGGACGGCCTCGAGTCGCTGATCGTGACGCAGCTGTTCGCGGCGCCGCAGGAGCGGATCGATCCCGCGACCGCGCCCGGCGAGCTGATCGAGCGTCTGAACGCCGCCCGCCGCGCCAGGCATCTCGAGCCGTTCGCGCGGCACGCCTGGCTCGACGCGAGGGCGGCGGAGGCGCTCGCCGACTGCGGCGCGAGCTCGCTGAAGGCGGGGAGCGGGGCGGAAAAGGCGCCCCCGTTCCGGCTGCTGCGCGCGGTCAAGATCGAGGGCGGGACCCTGGAGCAGATCGCCGAGAGCCTCGTCGGAAGCGAGCAGAGCTCGTCGCCGCACCTGACGCACGTCGGCGTGGCCGTCGCGCGCGCGAAGGGAGACGCCGGGGCCGTGGGAGGGTGCGCGGTCGTGTTCTACGCCGCGAAGAAGTGA
- a CDS encoding zf-HC2 domain-containing protein, which translates to MARVTQDELDRYHDGELSSSARKRVEEALRTSPAEDRIYIEKLGRLGDLLRVAHEEQAAQVSFDGFVERVAAGIRAEERPGLGERLGVWFAEFFEHRRTIWIPAASVVGVAAAVLLVLPFVSTPKPAVPAPQGVAGGIWAASTGVETAAPVPRGSEVFLANRGQVTGWELSVPNEHGEPIGVVWVND; encoded by the coding sequence ATGGCGAGGGTGACACAGGACGAGCTGGACCGTTATCACGACGGGGAGCTCTCTTCTTCCGCGCGAAAGCGCGTCGAGGAAGCTCTGCGCACGTCACCCGCCGAGGACCGCATCTACATCGAGAAGCTCGGCCGGCTCGGCGATCTTCTGCGCGTCGCGCACGAGGAGCAGGCCGCGCAGGTCTCGTTCGACGGGTTCGTCGAACGCGTCGCGGCGGGGATCCGCGCGGAAGAGAGGCCTGGGCTCGGCGAGCGGCTCGGGGTCTGGTTCGCGGAGTTCTTCGAGCACCGCCGCACGATCTGGATTCCCGCCGCGTCCGTCGTCGGCGTGGCGGCGGCAGTGCTGCTCGTGCTGCCGTTCGTCAGCACGCCGAAGCCCGCGGTGCCGGCTCCGCAGGGAGTCGCCGGCGGGATCTGGGCCGCTTCGACCGGCGTCGAAACGGCGGCTCCCGTTCCGCGCGGATCCGAGGTGTTCCTCGCGAACCGAGGCCAGGTGACGGGATGGGAGCTGTCCGTCCCCAACGAGCACGGCGAGCCGATCGGCGTCGTGTGGGTGAACGACTGA
- a CDS encoding DoxX family membrane protein, translating into MSGRAIQWAWDIALVAARAVLAVMFIWACVHKILDPGDFALQVATYQILPLGLVNLQAIILPWIELVAGVLLILGLWTRAAALVTCGMNVMFIVAIAMALAADLQLQCGCFASADAGHEMSSSLIVRDAALLAAGALLVVRRPDRFTLDGWLARRKTHA; encoded by the coding sequence ATGAGCGGCCGGGCGATCCAGTGGGCATGGGACATCGCCCTCGTCGCGGCCCGCGCGGTGCTGGCGGTCATGTTCATCTGGGCGTGCGTGCACAAGATCCTCGATCCCGGCGACTTCGCGCTGCAGGTCGCGACGTACCAGATCCTGCCGCTCGGGCTCGTCAACCTGCAGGCGATCATCCTGCCCTGGATCGAGCTCGTGGCGGGAGTCCTCCTGATCCTGGGGCTCTGGACCCGCGCCGCGGCGCTCGTCACGTGCGGGATGAACGTCATGTTCATCGTCGCCATCGCCATGGCGCTCGCCGCGGACCTGCAGCTGCAGTGCGGCTGCTTCGCTTCGGCCGACGCGGGCCACGAGATGAGCTCGAGCCTCATCGTCCGCGACGCGGCGCTCCTCGCGGCCGGGGCGCTCCTCGTCGTACGTCGCCCGGATCGCTTCACGCTCGACGGCTGGCTCGCAAGGAGGAAGACACATGCGTAG
- a CDS encoding PEGA domain-containing protein, whose product MRGEDEIEQDFNIDAGKEKTMKIYPKDDTVAAIVAPVPAPEPAPTPKTGPSLVEDDAAPYMDTAPEPKTSPKPEPAEPAPPAEGVIKVAANVEGATVELDGAAVGAAPFEQTVLAGEHGVVVTAEGYLPYTGTVTVDGGMASAVDVSLVSETEKPSRTNAGFIASSVVAGVGLVTGIIGWGVYGKNKATVNNYEDTMSTVQWQTWGVENCETATKPDGTSASSNDADWDYYCNELVITRNDAEDKSKIGLGLGIAGSVLFVAGGTMAALFFFKPELFFGTESEGNVTLVPVATNDHLGLVLSGEF is encoded by the coding sequence GTGCGCGGCGAGGACGAAATCGAGCAGGATTTCAACATCGACGCGGGCAAAGAGAAGACGATGAAGATCTACCCCAAGGACGACACTGTCGCCGCGATCGTCGCGCCCGTGCCCGCGCCGGAGCCGGCGCCGACGCCGAAGACCGGTCCGTCCTTGGTCGAAGACGACGCTGCGCCGTACATGGACACCGCACCGGAGCCCAAGACCTCCCCGAAGCCGGAGCCCGCGGAGCCGGCGCCGCCCGCAGAGGGCGTGATCAAGGTGGCAGCGAACGTCGAGGGGGCGACGGTCGAGCTCGACGGCGCCGCCGTGGGCGCGGCCCCCTTCGAACAGACGGTGTTGGCCGGCGAGCACGGGGTCGTCGTGACCGCGGAGGGGTACCTCCCCTACACGGGGACGGTCACCGTGGACGGCGGCATGGCGAGCGCCGTCGACGTCTCGCTCGTCTCCGAGACGGAGAAGCCGTCGCGCACGAACGCGGGCTTCATCGCGTCGTCGGTCGTCGCCGGCGTCGGCCTCGTCACCGGCATCATCGGCTGGGGCGTCTACGGCAAGAACAAGGCCACGGTGAACAACTACGAAGACACGATGAGCACCGTGCAGTGGCAGACCTGGGGCGTCGAGAACTGCGAGACCGCGACGAAGCCGGACGGCACCTCCGCGAGCTCGAACGACGCGGACTGGGACTACTACTGCAACGAGCTCGTCATCACGCGCAACGACGCCGAGGACAAGTCCAAGATCGGGCTCGGGCTCGGCATCGCCGGCTCGGTCCTGTTCGTGGCCGGCGGCACGATGGCCGCCCTGTTCTTCTTCAAGCCGGAGCTGTTCTTCGGCACCGAGTCCGAAGGCAACGTCACGCTCGTCCCGGTGGCCACGAACGATCACCTCGGGCTCGTGCTCAGCGGCGAGTTCTAG
- a CDS encoding IPT/TIG domain-containing protein, which produces MDRILRMVGVVALIAFVCGCEKEFGAESVLPTTGILTGGETVTISGGGFRRDIGMTVYFGSLKAENVMVRSAETIVVTTPPAKNEGKVDIRIITDDGRELLLKQSFHYLNKGAPAAKELESLDQRKNLRE; this is translated from the coding sequence GTGGACAGGATTCTTCGAATGGTCGGCGTCGTCGCGTTGATCGCGTTCGTCTGTGGCTGCGAAAAGGAGTTCGGGGCCGAATCCGTCCTCCCGACCACTGGGATCCTGACCGGTGGCGAGACGGTCACGATCTCGGGCGGAGGGTTCCGCCGCGACATCGGCATGACCGTCTACTTCGGCTCCTTGAAGGCCGAGAACGTCATGGTCCGCAGCGCCGAGACGATCGTCGTCACCACCCCACCGGCGAAGAACGAGGGCAAGGTCGACATCCGCATCATCACCGACGACGGCAGGGAGCTGCTGCTCAAGCAGTCGTTCCACTACCTCAACAAGGGTGCGCCTGCGGCGAAGGAGCTCGAGTCGCTCGATCAGCGCAAGAACCTCCGCGAGTAG